The genomic segment CCCGGCGGTGACCCGGCTTCTCCCCTGTTTGTAGAGCGGCCGCGTCCCagacccccagcacctccccgccGGCTGCCGTGCTGCAGAACGGACTGGTGAGTGGGCTGGCctgggcttttttggggggggtttgggggggtttctGCTCCCTGCGCtggcagcaggggcagagcgCGGCTGCTGACGGGGGGGGCTTTGTTTCAGAGCGAGGAGGAAGCGCTGCAGCGGGCTCTGGAGCTGTCCCTGGCGGAGTCAGCACAGGGCTCGGCGCAGCCGCCCAGGTACGGCCGGGGACGCGGTGCCGGACCCTGAgtcacggggctggggctgggggggtgacGATGGCCCTGcgtggttggggggggggaacagggaCGAGTCCAGAGCCGTCGCTGAGCTGTGCTCTGTGCcacgggtgctgggggggggatggcGAGGGGCGGGGGGTGGGATGCGCTCGTGACCGCCTGTCAGCGATGAGCACGGCGAGTCCTGGGGCACGCCGCTTGgtgcagccccccggggggggcccgagGCCCACGCTGCTCCGCTGCCCCCACAGCacgcaggaggaggaggacctgGCGCTGGCCCAGGCGCTGTCGGCAAGCGAAGCCGAGTaccagcagctgcagcggcAGGTGAGCGCGGCCGATCCTGGgaccccacacacacacaccacccccCCCGAACACCCTCCAGGTTCTGCTCCTGGGGGCTCGAGCCCTGCCCATGCCCCTTGCAGGCCGGAGGAAGACGCCCGTCCTGCCTCCCTCACCCCgcgctccttcccctcccaggcGCACGGCTCGAAGCCGTCCAACTGCAGCATGTCGTAGGCACGCGCCCGTGCGCCCGCGGAGGCGGCGGCGTCCTGCTGGGGCACGCACGAGGGACAGACAGCCGTGGCCCCCCGCGGGGATGCCGTCAGGGCATCCTGGACGTCCTGGCACCATCTCATCTCCCTGGGGGCTGTCGGCCAGCCACCAAACACACACGGACATCTCAGCCCCGCGTGCAGGGGGTGCGGCAAACCCCTGGTGCTCCCGCGGAggtgcaggctgggggggggcgagcCCGAGCGCACGCTGGCTGAAGCGAGCAGCGGTGCACGGAGGGTGCTGAGCCCGCAGCTGGTGTCCTGTCACcgctgggggtgtggggagagggcagggctggccggggggggctccccccccctctCTAGCCATGCTGCAGGTCATCCCCTCCtcgggagcagcagcacgcagcTAGGGCTGGAGCACGGCACCCTCAATCCCTGCGGGCAGGAGCTGATCCCCGGGTTGGGGTCGTGTCCTGCCAGCCCCCTGGGGGAGGTCGGTGCTGCCCCGTGCTGCTTTCTCGCCGGCTCTCTCAGGTTTCCCTGCTGGACCTGCTCCCGCCTGTGTGGATGTGCCTGGCTCTGCGGGGCTCGGACACCCGGCAGCAGCGCCTTCcccggggctggagctgggttggggggggggggggcgggctggAGGAGTGCTGAAACGTGTCAAAGTGCTGCTTGGGAGAAAATAAAGGCATAGCACAAGGTGCAGAGTGGCTGTGCGGGAGCAGCGGgttggtgctggggctgcgggctCGGAGCTGCGAGCTTGGGGGGGGTGGATGGGGGCACAACGGGGGGgtggcagcacggggggggACAAAGCGGGCACCGGCTGCACTGCTCCTTGCTTCCTTCAGCAGCGAGCAGCCCTTGGTGCTggcgggatggggacagggacaggctgCTGGACTGAGCCccgtggcagagctgctggtgacccccccaatccccctccctgcccgcagcgcagccccctgccccggggggccCTGCAGGCACCCTGCCCAGAGCACGCAGGCACGGAGCTGGGAGGGACCTGGTTTAAGGAGCTACACAACAGCAAACCAAACGCGTACAAACGCAGCGGAGTGTCCAAGCCAGTCCCTGCCGCTCCTGGCGCACACGCGGAGCCGCAGCTGGCAGCGGGGGGTCCCCCGGCACCACGGGTGCCCGAGCCCTGGTTCGGAGTCACAGCGGAGCCCCCGGCCGTGCTCACGGCCCCTTCTTGCCGCCGGGGGGCTTCTCGGTGCGCCGCTCCTTGCTCTCGCCCTCGTCCCcggcctgctgctgctgcagccacatGCTGGCGTACACGCCgcccttctgcagcagctcctcgtgcctgcggggacagcgggggggctgcaggctcccgagctggccccagagctggggtCCCCGTGGGCAGGCGGCGCCGAGCCCCTCCGGCCCCCTCGCTCACCTCCCACGCTCTGCAATCCGCCCGTCCTTGAGCACCAGGATCTGGTCTGCGCCCACCACGGTGGAGAGCCTGCGGGGAGAGGCAGGGCCTTGCTGCGGCAGGGCTCGATCTGGCAAAAAGGGGCTTGCACGGCGCGAGGAGCTGCTGTCCCGGGGGGGCGAGGGAAGTCCCTGCTCCTCCTGAGCCAGCCCAAGGGCCCTTGGCGATGCCCCAAGCTGGCCAGGAAAAGCATCCGAGCCCCGGGAAGCGCTGCTGGAGGATGCCACGGCGCGGCTGCGGGGCTTGCCCTTCCCCGTGCCCTCCAAAATCCTGCCACCCCACTGCAGGAGGGCTTTGTGAGCTGGATCAGCCCCTTCCGCCCGTCCCTACCTGTGTGCCACGACGATGCTGGTGCGGTGGGCGCAGACCTTGGCCAGGGAGGCCTGGATGTTCCTCTCAGTCTCCGTGTCCAGCGCGGAGGTGgcctgggggagagggagggggctATGGGAGGCAGCCCGCCGCagaggggctgctgcggggggggggggctttgccGTTACCTCGTCCAGCAGGATGATGCGGGGGCCCTTCAGGATGGTGCGTGCGATGGCGACGCGCTGCTTCTCCCCCCCGCTCAGCTTcagccccctctcccccacctGGGTGTTGTACCCTGCAGGCACGAGGGCAGGAAGGAACTGTGGTGGTCCCCTCCGAGACAGGGACAGGGCCCAGAGGGACGGCGGGGAGAGGCAAAGCACGGCCAGCAGCGCCCACCCCGTGAGCTGCAAGGGCGGGGAagcggggaaggggctgcgGGGTCTCACCGTCGGGGAAGGAAAGGATGCGGTCATGGATGTCGGCAGCCCGGGCTGCCTCCTGCACCTCCTCGTCGGTGGCCAGGATGCGCCCGTAGCGGATGTTGTTGGCGATGGTGTCGTTGAAGAGCACCGTGTCCTGGGGCACCACCCCGATGTGAGTGCGCAGCGACGCCTGCTTCACCTGGGGAGGTtgcggggaggtgggggggggggctgagggctcAGCCAGAccttcgccccccccccgtgccccactGCCCCCTTCCCACCCTGCCCTCAGCCCTGCAGTGCTCAGAGGGACCTCACCTGGGAGATGTCCTGCCCGTCGATGCGGATGCAGCCACCCCGCACGTCGTAGAAGCGGAAGAGCAGGCGGATGACGGTGCTCTTCCCCGAGCCCGAAGGTCCCACCTGCGCTCAAAGGATTTGGGGACACcagagacaccccccccccgccgctgctGGACACAAGGGGCTGAGCGAGGAAGGACTGTCCCGGTTTGAGGCCAGTCCTTCACACCCCATCCCTGCCACCCCCTCGTCCCCCCATCCCACACCCACGGTCCTGCTCTCACCAGGGCCAGGGTCTGCCCAGGCATCACGGAGAAGGAGACGTCCTGCAGGATTTCCTTCCTGGGAGAGGGAGCAGGGTTCAGGGCCACCTCCCgagccccacgtccccgtgccaGGTCCCATTGCTGGGCTCATCCCCCCCGGCCCAGCACCCCGTACCCGTCCACGTAGCTGAAGTGCACGTTCTCAAACTCGATGCGCCCGGCCTCCAGGCGCAGGTCTCCGGCGTTCACCGCGTCCTTCACCTGCCGTGCAGAGAGACGTGGCCTCAGCGCCAGCCTCGGCACCGGGGGCCGTGCCAGGGAGCGGGCTCAGGAAGGAGgcccccacctcctgctcctcgTGGAAGAGCTCGAACATGTTCTCCATGTCCACGAAGGAGTTCTGGATCATCCTGGAAGCGGGGGGcaaagagcagagggaagggttTGGGGAGCACACCCTGACCCAGGCGCTCCCGGGGATGGGGCAGCACTACCTGTAGTAGGTCCCGAACCAGTTGAGCGGTGTGTAGAGCTGGATGATGTAGGTGCCGAAGAGGACAAAGTCCCCCACCTGGAAGGGCCGGGGGAAGATGTGCCCGTcaccccccagcagcaggacccccctccccaggcagggGCGGCCCCAGCCTCACCTGCAGCTTGTTCTCGGTGACAAAGTAGGCGCAGAGCAGCGAccccgccagcagccccaggccgATGACCAGGTTCTGGGTCTGGTTGAGGAGGCCCAGCGAGGCGCTGACCTTCCACTCGGACAGCTGCAAGAGGCGAGGTCCTCCCTGAGCCCCTCCGAACCACGGCAAGGCCCCGCCAGCTGCCCGCAAGGCCTGGCTCCTTCGCCTCCAAGCCGGTGCTGAGCGCCCCGTACCTGGTACTTGACGATGGCGTCGTTGAAGCGGTTCACCTCGTAGCTCTCGGCGTTGTAGTACTTCACCTGCGGGACGCAGAGccgggctcagcaccctgcccagcGCCAGGCGGGGGATGCTCGGCGCCCACCCTCGCCCCTCCGCCGTCACCGTCTCGAAGTTGAGGAGCGAGTCCACGGCGCGGGACTTGGCCTCGTTGTCCCGCGTGTTCATGTCCCGCCGGTACTTGGTCCTCCACTCGGTGATGAAGATGGTCAGAGCTGCGGGGGGAAGGGGCTGTGTCGGTGGcgggtgcccgcagccccggcagctCAGCGCCCCGCTTCCCGACCGCGCTCACTCAGGTAGAGGCTCATGCACACGAAGATGATGAGGCCGAACCAGGCGCTGAAGACGGAGGTGAAATAAACGATGCCGATGACGATGTCCGTGACGGTGGGGACAATGCTGAAGACGATGTAGCTGCGGGGGACAGGGGGAACATCGCACGAGGCCGGTCGGCGGGGTGAGCCCAGCCGCTGCCGCGGGCTCGCTCTGACCTGAGCAGGCTGTTGATGCTGCTGGTGCCGCGGTCCACGCTGCGCAGGACCTCGCCGGTGCGGCGGCCCAGGTGCCAGCGCAGGGACAAGCCGTGCAGGTGGGCGAAGAGCTGCACCTGCACCTGCTGGTTGGTGAACTGCTGCACCCACACCCACAGGAAGGTGCGCAGGTTGCTCACGAAGCCGGTGGAGCCTGCGGGGGGCCAACGGGGAGGTCGGCGGGGATCGGGTCCCCCCCGCGGTGTCCCCAGCCAGGGGGAACGTGCCCCACGCCgtctctccccagcaccccgtcCTTCCCCCGGGTCCTTACCAGCACCTCCGCCCTGCAGGAACTTCAGCCCCACGTAGATGCAGACGGTCCAGGCCAGGGTGTGCCAGGGAGCACCCTCCGTCAGCTCGTTCACTGGGGAGATGGCGGCACGTGTCGGGGCAGGGAGCACCGCTGGGTGCCCCACGGgaaccagccccagcacccagctccagccccaggacGCTGCTCCTGCCAGGTCCCTGCACCCTCCCAGGTCACTtgtgtcccccctccccagcacttGGTGAAGCAGCGGGCAGCCGTCCCGAAATGCAACATCCCCTGGGGTGTGCCAGAGGAGCAGTGTGACGGCCGAGGTGGGGACTCAAAGACCTCACACCTTCGGGATGTGGCAGCAAGCACATCTCCGGGCACAGcgtcctggggctgggcagccagcacaggcaggagaggagcaCTGGGAAAAGTCCCCAGAGAAATTCCTCTGCCCCCTGCCACCCGGCAGGACACGGGGGGCTCATTCCCAGAGCATGCAGGCTCTCAGGGGCCAaccgcagccccccagccttGGCTCTCCCAGGCCTCCTCGCTGTGGGGACAGGGCGTCCCTGAGCCAGGACACCCATCCCCGGGCACCTCACCGATGTTCTTGTAGTAGATGGGGACGAAGACGTTGATGGCCCGCTCCAGGCCCATGAGCGCCATGCAGAAGAgcaccagcccctgcagcaggcggTTGCCTTTAGGCCACATGTACTGCGCCAGCAGCCGCAGCTTCCTCCGAAAATCCTTCCAAGTGGAGGTGCTCCTGCCCGCGTCCTGCAGCAGCGGCTGGGGGAGCGCAGAGAGAGAGGGGTCACCGGCAAGAAAACCAGCCCCGACCTCCTGGGGTCCCCGCTCCGTCCTCCCAGCACGCAGGGAGCTCACACGGCCCGAAGCCAcgctccccccagctcctgaAGATGCCGGTCCCGGGGGGAGGCGGGTCTCTGTTCCGTCCTCAGCCTCTTCCCCAGCAGAGGGGTGCCCCGGGACTCACCTGGC from the Anser cygnoides isolate HZ-2024a breed goose chromosome 6, Taihu_goose_T2T_genome, whole genome shotgun sequence genome contains:
- the ABCB6 gene encoding ATP-binding cassette sub-family B member 6 isoform X1, with amino-acid sequence MGLLGGYCEGNSSVAQAWVQQGFQPCFFFTLVPAVLLSVCLLLGALQYACYVRFGRAMEPKYIPRSPLYRGQVLLSLLLALQPFGGLLWQVGGPGRLYGYMVLHACLWALSWGCAVALLQLEHTRVLAHDRTRGHGTVLLLFWALAFAAENLTLVCWRSPLWWWALEDTGQKVQFGLWLLRYICTFLLFVLGMKAPGLPHKPYMLLVNEEERDVENSQPLLQDAGRSTSTWKDFRRKLRLLAQYMWPKGNRLLQGLVLFCMALMGLERAINVFVPIYYKNIVNELTEGAPWHTLAWTVCIYVGLKFLQGGGAGSTGFVSNLRTFLWVWVQQFTNQQVQVQLFAHLHGLSLRWHLGRRTGEVLRSVDRGTSSINSLLSYIVFSIVPTVTDIVIGIVYFTSVFSAWFGLIIFVCMSLYLTLTIFITEWRTKYRRDMNTRDNEAKSRAVDSLLNFETVKYYNAESYEVNRFNDAIVKYQLSEWKVSASLGLLNQTQNLVIGLGLLAGSLLCAYFVTENKLQVGDFVLFGTYIIQLYTPLNWFGTYYRMIQNSFVDMENMFELFHEEQEVKDAVNAGDLRLEAGRIEFENVHFSYVDGKEILQDVSFSVMPGQTLALVGPSGSGKSTVIRLLFRFYDVRGGCIRIDGQDISQVKQASLRTHIGVVPQDTVLFNDTIANNIRYGRILATDEEVQEAARAADIHDRILSFPDGYNTQVGERGLKLSGGEKQRVAIARTILKGPRIILLDEATSALDTETERNIQASLAKVCAHRTSIVVAHRLSTVVGADQILVLKDGRIAERGSPPAVPAGTRSCCRRAACTPACGCSSSRPGTRARARSGAPRSPPAARRGREHGRGLRCDSEPGLGHPWCRGTPRCQLRLRVCARSGRDWLGHSAAFVRVWFAVV
- the ABCB6 gene encoding ATP-binding cassette sub-family B member 6 isoform X2 — encoded protein: MGLLGGYCEGNSSVAQAWVQQGFQPCFFFTLVPAVLLSVCLLLGALQYACYVRFGRAMEPKYIPRSPLYRGQVLLSLLLALQPFGGLLWQVGGPGRLYGYMVLHACLWALSWGCAVALLQLEHTRVLAHDRTRGHGTVLLLFWALAFAAENLTLVCWRSPLWWWALEDTGQKVQFGLWLLRYICTFLLFVLGMKAPGLPHKPYMLLVNEEERDVENSQPLLQDAGRSTSTWKDFRRKLRLLAQYMWPKGNRLLQGLVLFCMALMGLERAINVFVPIYYKNIVNELTEGAPWHTLAWTVCIYVGLKFLQGGGAGSTGFVSNLRTFLWVWVQQFTNQQVQVQLFAHLHGLSLRWHLGRRTGEVLRSVDRGTSSINSLLSYIVFSIVPTVTDIVIGIVYFTSVFSAWFGLIIFVCMSLYLTLTIFITEWRTKYRRDMNTRDNEAKSRAVDSLLNFETVKYYNAESYEVNRFNDAIVKYQLSEWKVSASLGLLNQTQNLVIGLGLLAGSLLCAYFVTENKLQVGDFVLFGTYIIQLYTPLNWFGTYYRMIQNSFVDMENMFELFHEEQEVKDAVNAGDLRLEAGRIEFENVHFSYVDGKEILQDVSFSVMPGQTLALVGPSGSGKSTVIRLLFRFYDVRGGCIRIDGQDISQVKQASLRTHIGVVPQDTVLFNDTIANNIRYGRILATDEEVQEAARAADIHDRILSFPDGYNTQVGERGLKLSGGEKQRVAIARTILKGPRIILLDEATSALDTETERNIQASLAKVCAHRTSIVVAHRLSTVVGADQILVLKDGRIAERGRHEELLQKGGVYASMWLQQQQAGDEGESKERRTEKPPGGKKGP